Part of the Halogeometricum sp. S3BR5-2 genome, GTCATACTGCGTCGTCCGCGATGCGGATGAGTTCGTTCAGTTTGGCGGTTCGCTCGCCCTGCACCGCCCCCGTCTTGATGAAGGCGGCGTCGGTGGCGACGGCGAGGTGTGCGATGGTAGTGTCCTCCGTCTCGCCGGAACGGTGCGAGATGACCGCGTCGTAACCGTTCCGGACGGCGAGTTCGACGGCGTCGAAGGCGTCCGAGAGGGTGCCGATCTGGTTCGGCTTGATGAGGATGGAGTTGGCGGCGCCCACGTCGATGCCGTCCTGCAGGCGTTCGACGTTGGTGACGAACAGGTCGTCGCCGCAGATGAGCGTCTGCTCGCCCACCCGTTCCGTTAGCTCCGCGAAGCCCTCGTAATCGTTCTCGTCGAGGGGGTCCTCGACGTAGACGAGGTCGTACTCGTGGACCATCTCGGCGACGTAGTCGACCATCTCGTCGGTCGACTTCACCTCGTCGCCGAAGACGTAGCCGCCCTCCTCCTCGTCGTACAGTTCGGCCGCGGCGATGTCGAGGCCGAACCCGATCTCGAAGCCGAGGTCGTCCTCCACGTCGGAGACGGCCTCGTCGACCACCTCGAACGCCTCGGCGTCCGAGATGGGCGGCGCCCACGCGCCCTCGTCGCCCTTCGCGGCGGGGACGTCGCGGTCGTCGAGTATCTCGGAGATGCGGTCGTGGACCGCGGCGTTGGCGAAGACGGCCTCGGAGACGCTCGGCGCCCCGACGGGCGCGGAGAGGAACTCCTGGATGTGCGTGGCCTCCTTCGCGTGTTCGCCGCCGCCGACGACGTTGCCGAGCGGCGTCGGGAAGTTCTCGCCGCGGAACGCGCCGCCGAGGTGCTGGTACAGGGGCGCGCCCAACACGTCGGCGCCGGCCTTCCCGGCCGCCATCGAGATGGCGACGGCGCTGTTGGCGCCGATTTCCGAGAAGTTGTCCGTCCCGTCGGCGGCGCGCAGGGCCCCGTCGACCTCGCGCTGGTTGCCCGCGTACACCTCGTCGACGAGGCGCGGGATGGCGTGGCGTCGGGCGGCCGCGATGGCCTCCGACGGCGGGAGTTCGATAGCCTCGTACTCGCCGGTGCTCGCGCCGCTTGGCGCGGCCGCGCGGCCGAAGCCGCCCGACTCGGTGAGTACGTCCGCCTCGACGGTCGGGTTGCCCCGGGAGTCGAGGACGCGTCGGAGTCTAACGTCGGTGATGAGTGTCATGTTCACTTACCCTCTCGCTTGACCGTGAACGGCAACACGCCGGCGTCGTACTCCTCGGCCGCGATGAGGATGGGTTCGCTCTGGTCCGTGTCGAGGAGGACCGGCGCCCCGTACGACACCTGCAGCGCTCGCGCGCCGAGGATGCGTGCCTTCTCGTATCGGTTGTAGCGCTGTTGCATTATTGGTACGGTGCCACCACGTCCACGAGGTCTTTGTGCGAGACCATCATGCGCCGACAGCAGTGGCGCTCGACGCCGAGTTCGTCGAGGACCTCGGCGGGGTCTTCGTCACCCTCGCGGGCGCGGGCCTTGAACTCGTCCCAGTGTTCACCGACGACGTTGCCGCACGTGAAACACCGGACGGGAATCATCATGGTTGGATCACCTAACGGTAGGACTTCTGGTAGCGCGCTCTCGCGCCCGGTCCGCCCCACTTCTTCGACTCGGACTGGCGAACGTCGTTCACCAGGAGCGAGCGGTCGAAGTCCATGTAGGCGTCGCGGAGTTCCGCGTCGTTGAGATGCTGCACCAGACCGCGCGCGATGGCCGTGCGCGTCGCGTCCGCCTGCCCGGCGAAGCCGCCGCCGGACACGGTGACGTCGATGTCGACCTGCGAACGGAGGTCCTCGCCGGCGATGCGGAACGGTTCCAGCATCTTCAGGCGGGCCATCTCCGGTTCGGTCAGTTCGACCGGTCGGGAGTTGATACGGACGCGGCCCTCGCCCTCGCTCACGGTGGCGCGGGCGATGGCCGTCTTCTTCTTTCCGGACGTGTTCGTTACCATGTGACGTTAGCACCCAGTTTCTCGGAGACCTCTCCGAGCGAGATGAACTTGATGTTCGAGAGGCGGTCCAGCGAAGTGCCGTCGACGACGTCGCCGTCCTCGTCGAACGGGTTGCCGACGTAGACGCGGACGTTCGAGAGCGCTTCGCGGCCCTCGTCGGTCTTGTACGGCACCATCCCGCGGACGGCGCGCTTGAAGATGCGGTCCGGCCGCTTGGGGTAGTACGGACCCTGGTCGGAGCCGACGTCCACGCGCTTGCGGTAGACGCCCATCACGTCGTCTTCCGAGCCCGTAATGACGGTGTCCTCGGCGTTGACGATGGCGACCTTCTCGCCGGCGAGCGCCTTCTGAGCGACCTCGCTGGCGACGCGACCCATGATACAGTTCCGCGCGTCGACGACCACGTCGGCGTCGAACTCTGCGAGACTCATCGGATCACCCGTACGTCGGAGCCCTCGGGGTTCTGTTCTGCGATCTGTTCGAGCGTCACCGTCGAACCGACCTGCTCGATCTTCTTGCGGGCCGACGACGAAAAGTCGACAGCCGCGACGGTGACGTTCTTCTCCAGCACACCGCTGCCCAGCACTTTGCCGGGGACGATGACCGTCTCGTCTTCCTTGGCGTACCGTTCGATACGACCGAGGTTGACCTCTGCGTGGGTGCGCCGGGGCTTCTCCAGACGGTCCGCGACGTCCTGCCACACGTTGGCTCCGGAGTCGCGCGAGGCCGCCTTTAGCTCGGCGATGAGACTGTTGAGTCTCGGGTTAGTCTTACTCATTGTCTATCTGTTGAGAGAAAACGGAGTGCAGGGAGCAGGATTCGAACCTGCGGACCCCTATGGGACGGCGCCCTGAACGCCGCGCCGTTGACCAGACTTGGCTATCCCTGCGCGCACTCCGACGTACTGCGTGCCCCTTCAAACCAGTTTCGGTCCGACGGTTCCCTGCGAGCCGTTGTCGCGGCTCCGCGACCGTCAGGGCGGCCGGTCGGGCGACTCTCGCGGCGGGCGCGGCGAGTCGTCGTCGGGTGTGGTGAGGGGCAGTCATGGTTCTATATCGCGACTTTCTCTTCGAGTTCGGCCGCGCGGTCCGAGATGCTCTCGACGGCGCGGCGAACGAGTTCCTCGACGGTGAACGACCCGTCCGTCTCCACGTGGAAGACGAACGCGCCGGGGACGTCGTGGACTTCGACCTCCTTTCCGGGGTACCGCTTCGTGAGGTCGTTGTCGAACGCCTCGGTGGGGACGAGGTCGCCGTTCTGCGCGCCCTCGTCGGCGGCGTGTTCGGCCGCCTGCTCCTCGATGACGCCGCGCAGGATGTTCGGTTCCTGCTCGTCGAACTCGCTGGCGTCGCCGACGACCTCCACGCGGTGGAGATGTCGGTAGCCGACGGCCACGCCGCCTTGATGCTTGGCGTGTTCCTTCCCGCGCCCGAGGACGGCGTCGGCCTCCAGTTCGAGGCGTTGACCCTCCTTCAGTTCGATGATGGGCACGTTCTGGTCGGCCGGTTGGACGAGTCCGTCGGACGTCTCGATGTCGCCCGAGTAGGCCGTCGCCGGCCCCTCGACGTCGAGGGCGAGGGTGACGACGTCACCCTCCTCGAAGTCGTCCAGGTCGGTCGTCAGCGGAACGAGGCCGAGGCGCAGACCGATCATCTCGTCGAACATGACCGAGGAGTTCTCGACGAACCGGACGGTGTCGACGCTGAACGTCGGCACGTCCGCGATCATCGCCCGGCGGATGCCGTTGGCGACCGCGGGGGTCATCCCGCGGACGAGGAAGCGAGCCTTCCGGTCGTCGCGTTCGATGAACTCGACCTCGAAATCTTCTGCCATGGTTGTGGGTTAGAGTCGGCTGTTTTTCGGCGCGCGCGTCCCGTCGTGCGGGATGGGCGTGACGTCCTCGATGCGGCCGATTTCGAGTCCGGCGCGGGCCAGCGCGCGAATCGTCGCCTGCGCACCGGGGCCGGGGCTCTTGTTGAGGTTGCCGCCGGGCCCGCGCACGCGAACGTGCAGGGCGTCGATGCCGGCCGCTTTGATCTCTTCCGCGACCGTGTCGGCCATCTGCATGGCCGCGTACGGGGACGCCTCGTCGCGGTTCTGCTTCACCACGGCGCCGCCGGACGACTTGGCGACCGTCTCCGCGCCCGTCTGGTCGGTGACCGTGATGAGGGTGTTGTTGAACGATGCGTACACGTGGGCGATGCCCCACGTCGTGCCGGTATTCTCGGATTCGCTCATGGGTTGTTACTCCTGTCCCTCCGCGCGTTCGGGGTGTAGTTCGTCCGCGAGGGGGCTGCCCTCGTCGAACGCGACGCGGTCCTCCTCGACGGCTTCGACCTTCTTCGAGGGGCGCGTGACGCGGCCCTCACCGACGACCACGTGGCCGTGGACGATGAACTGCCGCGACTGCTGCGGCGTGTGACCGATGCCCTTCCGGTAGGCGACGGTCTGCAGGCGGCGTTCGAGGATGTCGGTCACGTCGAGACCGAGCACCTCGCTGATGTCGGCGTCCTCCGAGAGGATGCCGTAGCGGCGGAGTCGGTCGAGGAACTCCTCGCCGAGTTCCTCGGCGGCCTCCATGTCGCCCTGCGCCTCGCCGATGAGGCGTCGGGCCTCGCGGCGGTAGTCGCGCAGTTCGGACTGGGCGCGCCAGAGTTCCTCTTTGTTCTTCAGCCCGTAGCGCCCGAGGAGGTCGGCCTCCTGCGCGATACGTTCGCCTTGGAACGGGTGGTTCGGCGTCTCGTAGAACTTGGTGTTCTTGCCGGTCGCCATTATTCGTCACCCTCCTCGGCTTCGGCGGCCTGTTCTTCCTTGATCGCTTCGACGTTCACGCCGATGGTCCCCTCGGTACGTCCCGTGGACTTCGTGCGCTGTCCGCGCACCTTCTGTCCGCGCTTGTGTCGGACGCCCTTGTAGGAGCTGATCATCTTCATGCGGTTGATGTCGTGGCGGCGCTTCTCTTCGAGGTCCGAGCCGGTCTTGTGGCTGGTCTCGCCGCTGTAGAAGTCGTCGCGGCGGTTGATCATCCACTCGGGGGCGTGGTCGGTGAAGTTCTCGACGACGTCGACGACCGAGTCGATTTCGTCTTCGTCGAGAAGCCCGAACGTCGCCGTTCGGTCCACGCCCGCGGCGTCGGTAACGATGCGCGCCGTGCGCTTGCCGATACCTTTCATGTCGGAGAGACTCCGCTCTACCGACTTCGTGCCGTCCAGGTCGGTCTGACCGATTCGGACGAAGTATCGGAGGTTTTCCTCCTCCTCGGGAGCGTCGTCTTGTGGTTCTTCTGCACTCATGACTGGAAAGTCGGGGCGAGCGTTGCGGCGGGGATTCGAACCCCGGAGGCGATATGCCACAGAGTTAGCAACCCTGCGCCTTGGGCCAGGCTTGGCTACCGCAACTCGTGCTCTATTACTGTCGCCCTTTCGGACTCGGGACCGGTGCCCCTACAGCGTATTGCAGTCGGAACAAAACGTGGACCCTACTTAAGCATCACGATAGGGCGGCCGGGTGAGAGCGGCACACACGCCCCGAAGCGGGCGGTTCCGCCCGAACGCGCCTCCGCTCACCGCCACGCGTCGGCGTAGTCGGCGGCGAACGTCGCCACGTCCCGGGGCGGCCGTCCGAGCACCGCCGACGCGTCGGGTTCGACCCGCCCTGCGAGGCCGAACCGCGCCGTCGCGTAGATACCGAGCATCGCGACGACGAACCCCCAGTCGTGCCCCCGGCGACGCATCCGACGCGCGAACGCCCGGGCCGACGGGTCGACGTACTCGACGGGCCGCCCCAGGACATCCGAGAGGACGGCCGCCACCTCCTCGTACGTCACCGCCTCCGGACCGGTGAGGTCGTAGGCGACGTTCGCGTGCCCCGGTTCGGTCAGCGTCGCGGCGGCGACGGCCCCCACGTCGCGGGCGTCGACGAGGCTGGTCGCGCCGTCGCCCGCCGGGACGAACAGTTCCCCGCGTTCGCGGACGTCGGGGGCGTGGACCTCCGCGAGGTTCTGCATGAAGTAACTCGCGCGGAGGAAGGCGTGCGTCGCCCCCGCGCCCGCGTCGGTGTCGTCGGTTTCGAGGTGGCGTTCGACCCGTCGATGCGGGAGCAGGGGGTTCCGCTCGGCGCCGAGCACCGAGAGGAACGTCACCCGGTCGACACCACACCGGACCGCCGCGTCCGCCGCCGGGAGGAGGCGCCGCGACACCCGCGTCGTTGTCGGCGGCCGGAGGAGGAACAGCCCTGTCGCGCCGTCGAACGCCCGTCCCCACGTCTCGGGGCGCTCGAAGTCGAACTCGACGGTTTCGGTCCCCGCGGGGACCGACGCCGCCGAAGGATTCCGAACCGCGGCCCGCACGTCCGCGCCGCGCGCGAGCAGCGACTCCACGGTCGGTTCGCCCACCGTCCCCGTCGCACCGGTGACGACTATCACGGTGGCGCGTTCGTCGCGGAGCGCAAAGTACGCACGGCCCGTCGTGCGGCCGTGCGCCGACGGCGACACCCCGCCGAAGCGATATAGCCGCGGCGACCCCACTAACCGGGTGTGAGTGCAGAGTCACCCGCGACCGACGCCCCGAACAGACCGATCACCGTCGAATCCGAGGCCGAACTCGACGAACTCGTCGCCGCGAACGGCCTCGTCCTCGTCGACTTCTACACGAAGGGCTGCACGCTGTGTCAGAGCATCGAGCCCGTCCTCGGCAACGTCGCACGCGCGCACGAGGAGTTAACTGTCGCCCTCTGCAACCCCCGAAACGATATCGGCCTCGTCGACCGCTTCGGCATCAGGAGCGTCCCCACTCTCATTCTGTTCGAGGACGGCGAGCGGGTGGGAACGCTGGCGGAGGGGTTCCAGGGCGGCGCGGCCATCGACGAGTTCGTCGCCGAATCGCGGTCGAACGACTAGTTCACCTCCGAGTCGCGGACGACCAGCACCGGCACCTCGCTCCGGCGGACGACGCGCCGAGCGACGCTCCCGAGGGGGACGGCGTCGAGTCCGCGGCGCCTCCGCCCGCCGACTGCGACGAGGTCGAAGCCCCCCTCCGAGTCGAGGACGCGCGCCGCCGGGACGCCCGTCTCGACGACGGCGTCGACGGCGACGCCTCGTTCCGCCGCGTCGACGGCGACGGCCCGGACCGTCTCGCGGGCCGCGGATTCGAGCGACGCTCGAAGCGCCGAGGGCCGAGCGAACCGCTCGTCGACGACCGACAGCGCCGTCACTTCGGCGCCGTACGCGGCCGCCAGCGACACCGCCGCGTCCGCGGCGCGGTCCGCGCCCCCCTCGCCGTCGACGGCGAGGAGGAGGCGGCGGTAGTCGGGCGTCGGGTCCGGTCGCTCCCCGGTCGCCGGCACCACCAGCACCGCGGCGTCGACGGCGTCCACGACGGCCTCCGCGACGCTTCCGAGGAGGAAGCGGCCGACTCCGGTGCGGCCGCGCGTGCCGACGACGACGACGTCGGCCTCCACGTCGGCGGCGAATTCCGCGACGACGGCCGCCGGTCGCCCCTCCTCGACGGCGGTCAGGGCGTGGACGCCCGCCGCCGTCGCCCGCCGCGCCGCGGTGGCGGTGGCCTC contains:
- the eno gene encoding phosphopyruvate hydratase → MTLITDVRLRRVLDSRGNPTVEADVLTESGGFGRAAAPSGASTGEYEAIELPPSEAIAAARRHAIPRLVDEVYAGNQREVDGALRAADGTDNFSEIGANSAVAISMAAGKAGADVLGAPLYQHLGGAFRGENFPTPLGNVVGGGEHAKEATHIQEFLSAPVGAPSVSEAVFANAAVHDRISEILDDRDVPAAKGDEGAWAPPISDAEAFEVVDEAVSDVEDDLGFEIGFGLDIAAAELYDEEEGGYVFGDEVKSTDEMVDYVAEMVHEYDLVYVEDPLDENDYEGFAELTERVGEQTLICGDDLFVTNVERLQDGIDVGAANSILIKPNQIGTLSDAFDAVELAVRNGYDAVISHRSGETEDTTIAHLAVATDAAFIKTGAVQGERTAKLNELIRIADDAV
- a CDS encoding DNA-directed RNA polymerase subunit K, giving the protein MMQQRYNRYEKARILGARALQVSYGAPVLLDTDQSEPILIAAEEYDAGVLPFTVKREGK
- a CDS encoding DNA-directed RNA polymerase subunit N; translated protein: MMIPVRCFTCGNVVGEHWDEFKARAREGDEDPAEVLDELGVERHCCRRMMVSHKDLVDVVAPYQ
- a CDS encoding 30S ribosomal protein S9 encodes the protein MVTNTSGKKKTAIARATVSEGEGRVRINSRPVELTEPEMARLKMLEPFRIAGEDLRSQVDIDVTVSGGGFAGQADATRTAIARGLVQHLNDAELRDAYMDFDRSLLVNDVRQSESKKWGGPGARARYQKSYR
- a CDS encoding 50S ribosomal protein L13; protein product: MSLAEFDADVVVDARNCIMGRVASEVAQKALAGEKVAIVNAEDTVITGSEDDVMGVYRKRVDVGSDQGPYYPKRPDRIFKRAVRGMVPYKTDEGREALSNVRVYVGNPFDEDGDVVDGTSLDRLSNIKFISLGEVSEKLGANVTW
- a CDS encoding 50S ribosomal protein L18e codes for the protein MSKTNPRLNSLIAELKAASRDSGANVWQDVADRLEKPRRTHAEVNLGRIERYAKEDETVIVPGKVLGSGVLEKNVTVAAVDFSSSARKKIEQVGSTVTLEQIAEQNPEGSDVRVIR
- a CDS encoding DNA-directed RNA polymerase subunit D produces the protein MAEDFEVEFIERDDRKARFLVRGMTPAVANGIRRAMIADVPTFSVDTVRFVENSSVMFDEMIGLRLGLVPLTTDLDDFEEGDVVTLALDVEGPATAYSGDIETSDGLVQPADQNVPIIELKEGQRLELEADAVLGRGKEHAKHQGGVAVGYRHLHRVEVVGDASEFDEQEPNILRGVIEEQAAEHAADEGAQNGDLVPTEAFDNDLTKRYPGKEVEVHDVPGAFVFHVETDGSFTVEELVRRAVESISDRAAELEEKVAI
- a CDS encoding 30S ribosomal protein S11, with product MSESENTGTTWGIAHVYASFNNTLITVTDQTGAETVAKSSGGAVVKQNRDEASPYAAMQMADTVAEEIKAAGIDALHVRVRGPGGNLNKSPGPGAQATIRALARAGLEIGRIEDVTPIPHDGTRAPKNSRL
- a CDS encoding 30S ribosomal protein S4; protein product: MATGKNTKFYETPNHPFQGERIAQEADLLGRYGLKNKEELWRAQSELRDYRREARRLIGEAQGDMEAAEELGEEFLDRLRRYGILSEDADISEVLGLDVTDILERRLQTVAYRKGIGHTPQQSRQFIVHGHVVVGEGRVTRPSKKVEAVEEDRVAFDEGSPLADELHPERAEGQE
- a CDS encoding 30S ribosomal protein S13, encoding MSAEEPQDDAPEEEENLRYFVRIGQTDLDGTKSVERSLSDMKGIGKRTARIVTDAAGVDRTATFGLLDEDEIDSVVDVVENFTDHAPEWMINRRDDFYSGETSHKTGSDLEEKRRHDINRMKMISSYKGVRHKRGQKVRGQRTKSTGRTEGTIGVNVEAIKEEQAAEAEEGDE
- a CDS encoding SDR family oxidoreductase, with product MIVVTGATGTVGEPTVESLLARGADVRAAVRNPSAASVPAGTETVEFDFERPETWGRAFDGATGLFLLRPPTTTRVSRRLLPAADAAVRCGVDRVTFLSVLGAERNPLLPHRRVERHLETDDTDAGAGATHAFLRASYFMQNLAEVHAPDVRERGELFVPAGDGATSLVDARDVGAVAAATLTEPGHANVAYDLTGPEAVTYEEVAAVLSDVLGRPVEYVDPSARAFARRMRRRGHDWGFVVAMLGIYATARFGLAGRVEPDASAVLGRPPRDVATFAADYADAWR
- a CDS encoding thioredoxin family protein; amino-acid sequence: MSAESPATDAPNRPITVESEAELDELVAANGLVLVDFYTKGCTLCQSIEPVLGNVARAHEELTVALCNPRNDIGLVDRFGIRSVPTLILFEDGERVGTLAEGFQGGAAIDEFVAESRSND
- a CDS encoding universal stress protein, producing MTPPSDSPDPFSVSRVLLATDGSAGAEAAAAHAVELAARTDATLHVLSVVDDRHADSFSTERMRRRERTRAAVEGEEATATAARRATAAGVHALTAVEEGRPAAVVAEFAADVEADVVVVGTRGRTGVGRFLLGSVAEAVVDAVDAAVLVVPATGERPDPTPDYRRLLLAVDGEGGADRAADAAVSLAAAYGAEVTALSVVDERFARPSALRASLESAARETVRAVAVDAAERGVAVDAVVETGVPAARVLDSEGGFDLVAVGGRRRRGLDAVPLGSVARRVVRRSEVPVLVVRDSEVN